GAGCTTCCTCAACCGGGACCCATGTGTCAGAATCCCTACCGCCGAAGATCATGCCTGAGACGGGAACGCCCATGGGGTCGTTAATCCTGGGGTCAACCCTGCTCAGGTAGAATATGCTTGTCGTAAACCTCGCGTTAGGGTGGGATGGCGGGATAAGGTTGCCGTTCTCATCCTTCTTGCCAGGCCACCACTTACCAGCGTAGTTCAACCCTGGCTTGGGATCGCCCTCCTTCCCGTTCCACCATATATCCCCGTCCTCGGTGAAGAGCACGTTAGCAAATATTACCTCACTATCCCCCGAGGTCAGTATCTTGTAAATCTCCGCATCGTCAACAGGGTTGACGCCGTCGATTATTCCAAACATTCCCACCTCAGGGTTGATAGCCTTTGCCACACCCTCAACATTCCTTATGATGGCTAGGTCATCGCCTACCACGAGATCGGCGATAAGCGCGGTTGAGGTTTTACCGCAACCAGCTGGAAAAGCCCCTGTGAAGTACGCTACCCTGTCGCCGCTACCCTTCATACCAATTATGAACATGTGCTCGCAGAGCCATCCTTCCTTGAATCCTTTGTAAACGCAGAGCCTGAGGGAGAGCTTCTTCAACCCCACAGTGTTGCCAGCGTACTGTGTGTTAACACTGTAGGTTATCATCTCCTCGGGGTCGATGTAGATCCTTCTCTTAGAGATGTTCTTGCTCCAGCCATTCTCATCCCTCTCACCCGAGCTGTGAAGAAACCTCATGTACTCGATCCTATCGCTACGCGTGAACTCGTCGTAGCAAACCCTGTACAGAATGTTCTCGCTGTGAGCCACGTAGGCTGAGTCCGTTACCTGCACGCCATAGAGCGTGAAGGGTGAGCCTCTTGGACCGAAACAGTAGAAGCCTATGAACATTTCCTTGCCCTTCATTATGTCGCGGTAAATCTCCCATACCTCCCTCCTCAACTCCTCGCGCCATCCGCTGTTAACAAGGGGTATTTCAACCCCTTTCTCAGTCATGATCTTCGTGTTACCCCTATCCCTTGCTAGATCCTTCACACCGTCGAAGTGGACGGTGTGGAGAGGGTTGTAGCTTGAAACATACTCCTCCCTGTTCTCAACAGCTCTTCTACGAATATAGCTCAAATCCTCCTCTGAACCCGTGTTGATGAAGATTGATGATGGCTTCAAATGCTCGGCCACCTGCCTGATCCACTCGATCAGGCCGCAATCCCTCACTCTCGCAAGCTTTTCAAGCTCCCGGCTACTCATGTATGGTTTCAAAGCATTCAACGTCTCCGTGCAAGAACCCTGCGCCCCCATGGAAGCAAGCACCTATTTTATAAAGAAATGGTTGACTCGTTATAAAAACAAGGCTGTGCCCGGAAGCCTCTTCCCTCTCAATGCGGTTTCAAGCATTTCCGGATACTTCTGATTCTGCGGAGAGGTTCGACAGCTGGCAGGGGTCCAACCCCTTACCTCATAACGGATCATCAACGCCCTTGTTCACAAATTCTGAAGCAGCCTGAGCCGTGAAATACTTGATGCAGCCATGTCAGCAATTCTCAGAGCTTCCGGAACAGGGCTGTAGATGCAGTTTCTCTTGTAGAGGTCGACAGCCTCGTCAAAGGAGATGCCTGCAGGGTAGATCTGCACAGGCTTCCAAGGTGTTTCAACAAAAGTCATTGATGAAGCTACCCTGCTGATAACTCTAAACCTTTCAGCCCAGTCGGGGAAATGCTTGGATAGGGCCTCCCTTATCTTCTCAAGGTTTAAAGGATGGTGTTGAACAACTATCACAGGCTTCCCGGTCTCAGCGTGAACAGCGTCAGGATCCACTACGTCGAAACCTGAGTAGGTGACGCCATCGAGGAACACCAGCTCCCCTGTCATGAGCTTAGACATTGCCGTGATAACCCGTTCCGAGTCCCTAGCATCCACGACTACGACTCCATACCCCATTCTTGTTAGAACACCGTTATCCAGCTCAACCCCGGCTATAACTGTGGTTCCTCTCCTCCCCTTGAAATCCAGGGGGAAGAAGCCGTCGTCGAAGCCTTCAACCCTCATCCTAAATCCTTCAATGCTTCCTCAATATTCTTGATAATGTCCGGCTTAACCTTTATCACCTTTGTAACCCCGTGCCTACCCCTGTTAACCACTTCCGCCAGGACAAGGCCCATCATGTCTAGTTGAGAAATGATCTCGCTAACCCTTCGCTGAGTGAGAGGCTCATACCCGAGGTCTCTAACCCTGTTCACGTAAGCAAGGTACACCTCCCCGGTGGTGGCTGAGCCCTTCTTCTTCACGATCTCCAGGATCTCTTTCAAAACAAGCTTCTGGTGGAGGGGTAGGAATGAAACCGTCTGGTAAACCCTCCCCTCCTCTATTTCAACAGATGCTTTCCTAACATGCTCCACTGTAACCTCCGCAGCACCCTCCCTCTCAGCTATCTCTCCTGCAACCCTCAGCAGGTCCAAGGCTCTCCTAGCGTCACCGTGCTCCCTAGCAGCTATTGCCGCGCAGAAGGAGATTACTCCATCGCTTATAGCCCCGGGGACGAACGCTTTCTCCGCCCTCTGCTTCAGGATAGTGTATAACTGCTCGGCATTGTAGGGTGGGAAAACCATTTCAACCTCTCCGAGGCTAGACCTAACCCTTGGATCCAGGTTTTCAACGAAATTAATATCGTTGGTTATCCCGATTAAAACCACTTTCGAGTTGGAGAGCTCCTCGTTTATCCTGACAAGCTTGTAGAGGAGGTCATCCCCCTCCCTTCTAACATAGTAGTCTATCTCGTCAAGAATCACCACGTGTAGGCCTCCCCAGTTCTCCAACGCGTTAACATACCTCCTGTACACCTCGCTCACCGCTAAACCAGTGTAGGGAACCATGAGGCCAAGCTGCCTCGCAATCTCAGCTATCACCCTGTAGGTCGTATCCACCTTCCTAGTGTTAACGTAAGCATCCTTCAGCTTTGTTCCAAGCGAGGCTGATTTCTCAACAATCTTCCTTACCACATACCTTGCAACAGCTGTTTTACCGGTACCGGTTAAACCATATATCAGCACGTTGCTCGGCCTAACCCCGCGGGCCACAACGATCAAGTGTTCCGCGAGCCTTTTAATCTCATTCTCCCTGTGGGGAAGGGTGTCCGGCACGTAGTCCGGCTGGAGAACCTCCCTATCCATGAAGATTTTCGAGGCAGCGCCTGTCCTCTTTATCAAATCATCTATTATCTCGCTCATGATCAATCACTGAAACAGGGGTGTTTCAACTCGACCAACAAATAATCCGTGAAGGTTTCGTTATAAAGCATTAACCTAATAAAGATTAAATCATAGTGTTTAAGGGGAAGAACAGGGATGTACGGCTTAGTGGTCAAGGATTCCTTGGAGATCGGCGAGGCTTCCATCAAGATTGAGCGTTTCGAAAACCATTTGAAGTACTGGCGAAGCATGAAAGGGGATGTTAAGGAAGTCCTTCTCGACAGGAACGCGGTGGTTGAGACCAGGCCTATCTACTCGCTTTTCCACCCCTCCTACGTGACAGGTTACATACTGTTTTCGTTTTCCAAACCGGTTGTCCTGAGCCCTAAATCCACCCTGAGAATCCAGCTGCAGCTACCTGTCGACCTAGCAATATACGCGTACAGCGGGGACTTCTACCAGTTGATCGACCTGATACCGTTGCATCCAAGCTACAAGTATGCTCTATATGGACCAGTAGTATCATCGGTTGAGGCCACGGGCTACATAGCCAGGCTTGTGAAAGGGGAACCGGTGGCTGACAACACGGCTGAGCCCTTGGAGAAGCATTGCTTGACAAGAGTGTTAATTGTGAATAAAACCCAGGATTTCGCCAGCGTCACGAAAATCCTGTTGGACGCTAAGCCCTTGAAAATATTCTATGTTCCAGGAACGTGGAAGTGCTACACGCAGGATATTAAAATGATTATAAACTCCGACGAGCATGCTTCAATCCTCTACGAGGAGAAGCCGTGCAAGGAGTGCGTCGAGCTCGAGGAGCCCGAGGAGTTTAAAGGATTATTGAGAGCCTTAAGCACTGAAATGCTGTGGGGGTATTAGCATGAGCACCGTCGACTCGATTCTAAGCATCCTGAGCAACCCCCAGCTCCTAAACATCACCGTCGCGCTCATCATACTCGGCATAGGATACTTCACAGCCCTGTTAATCCGTAGAACAGTCTTCAAGGTAGGGGCTCGACTCTACGCTAGAAACATTGCAAGCCTTGTCTCCAAAATTATCTACTATGTAATCCTCCTCATAGCTCTATCCACAGCTCTCGGATACTTAGGAGTGGAGCTAACAGGCTTGATAATAGCTGGAGGATTCGCGGGCATAATAGTCGGTGTAGCATTGCAACCCTTAATGGCAAGCTTCTTCGCCGGACTCTACGTTATGGCTGAAAGAGTGATCCAGCAGGGAGAGGTTGTTTCCATAGGCAACACCATGGGGGAGGTGGTCGAGGTCTCATTAATGTTCACCAAGATAAGAACGTTCGACGGAGTACTGGTCACCATGCCGAACAGCCAGCTCTTATCAAGCGTTATTCAAAACTACAGTAAAGCTGTTGCGAGAAGGCTTGAGTTCACTGTTTCAATAGCCTACAGCGAGGATGCTGAGAAAGCCTACAGGGTGATAAAGGAGACCGTGGACAGCCATCCCTACGTGCTGGCGGAACCGGCTCCCGATATTTTCGTGTCAAAACTCGGGGACAGCGGGGTGGTTATCACTGTCAGGGTATGGGTGCCCAGAACACTTGTATACCCTGTAACGAAAGACTTGCTATGGAAGATTAAGAAATCCCTTGACAATGCAGGTGTTTCAATACCGTTCCCGCAGCTGGATGTCTGGATAAAAACCCCTGTCACGCTCAAGAGGGAGGGGAGCGGTTAAACCTTATAAACCTGGTAAAAACTTATCTAACTCTAGACGGGCCGGTAGCTCAGCCTGGAAGAGCGCTCGGTTGGCATCCGAGAGGTCCCGGGTTCAACTCCCGGCCGGTCCACTTCTTTCCCATTTAAAATTTAAAAGACATATTTATAGGGAGTTAAAGCGATATTTTTAAAAATCCGTCTAAACTTGTTAAACCAAGGAGAGCATGATTAGCTCGCCCTGTTTAAGGTGCTTATCATGAAGAAGAGAATTAATATTCTGGAACACGAGCTAGTGCCAAAGCATGAAGTTCTCGACCCTAAGGAAGCCGCTGAGGTTTTGAAAAGGCTTGGACTCCATCCTTGGCAACTCCCCTGGATCTCCATCGACGACCCCGTTGTCAAGGCGATCGGTGCTAAGCCGGGGGATATCATAAGGATATATAGGAAGAGCCCTACCGCTGGGACTTCAATAGCATACAGGTATGTAGTCGTTGATGTTACCAAGAAGACGGAGGCTTGAGGCCCATGGCAGCCCAGTTAACAGTTGAAGATCTATGGCTCGTTATGAAGAAGTATTTCGAGGAGAAAGGGCTTGTAAGACAGCACCTTGACAGTTACGACAGGTTTATCCGCGAGCTCCTGCCGGAGATGTTGAAGGAGTTTAAGGAAATCCCTATCACCGAGGACGTGAAGATCACTATTGTCGACTACCGCATTGAGGAGCCGAAGTGGATAACTCTTGAAGGGATACCTGAGGAGAAGACGCCGATGGAGTGTAGGCTGAGAAACCTCACTTACGCTGCTCCCGTAATGGTTAGGATAAAGTATGTTGATGAAACCGGGAGGTCTAAGGAGCAGGAGTTAAAGCTGATGGATCTACCGGTGATGTTGAAATCCAGTATCGACCCGTTGAGCAAGATGACTCCTGAGGAGTTAACATCTATCGGGGAGGACCCGAAGGATCCCGGCGGCTACTTCATAATAAACGGTAGCGAGAAGGTGCTGGTTGCTCAGGAAGACCTGGCGAGCAACAACATTATCACGGACGTGGCGCCGGAGGGGTCGTCCTACACTCATTTAGCTAAGATAATAAGTGTTTCAAAAGGCAAGAGATCCCAGCTCGTCATAGAGCGGAGGAAGGATGGAACATTCTACGCTAACTTCCAGGGGCATAAAATACCCGTGATCGTGTTGATGAAGGCTCTGGGGCTGGTTGGAGAGGATGAAATCCTCTACGCTGTCAGCCTCAACTCAGATATTCAGCTACACCTGTTCCCCTCGATACAGGAGGTTTCGAAGATCTTTCCGAGAGAGCCTATCCCCGAGGGACTCTCCCCCGAGGAGGAGGAGCGAGTACTAAGGGAGATAAAGGAGAAGGAGATTGAGGAAGCTTTAGACTACATAGGCTCAAGAATAGCGATAGGCAGGCCTAGGGAGGAGAGAATAAGGAGAGCGCAGAGAGCACTGGATGAAAACCTCCTCCCGCACATAGGGACTGATCCAAGCCCTGAGACAAGGATTAAGAAGGCTGTTTTCATCGGGCAGATGATTTCTAGAATAATCGAGCTCCACCTAGGGTTCAGGGAGCCGGATGACAAGGACCATTACAGGAATAAGAGGCTTAAGCTGGCTGGAGACCTCCTCTCCGTCCTCCTAAGAACTGCACTACTGGCTTTCACCCGGGATTTGAAAGAAAGCGCTGAGAAGTACCTGGCGAAGAACAGGAGACTAGATCTCAAAATGGTTATAAAACCCAGCGTGATAACCGATAGGATTCTCCACGCAATGGCAACTGGGAACTGGCCCGGCGGTAAAACAGGCGTCAGCCAGCTACTTGACAGGACCAACATGCTCAGCACTCTAAGCCATTTAAGAAGGGTTGTGTCACCGCTTTCGAGAGGTCAACCCCACTTCGAGGCCAGAGAGCTCCACGGGACTCAATGGGGCAGGATGTGCCCGTTTGAAACACCTGAAGGAGCTAACATCGGTCTCGTTAAAAACCTTGCTTTAATGGTTAACGTCAGCGTGGGTATCCCCGAGTCAGAGGTAGAGCCCATACTCTACAAGCACCAGGTTAAGCCTTTGATAACGATAACCGACAAGGCAACCGGTAAGACAGTGAAGGGTATACTGGACGAGGTGAAGGAAGCTGTTAGAAAATACGGCGAACTACCCAGCGAGTACGGAGGCTGGAGCAAGGTATACCTTAACGGGAGGTTGATCGGCTACCATCCAAACGGGGAGGAGCTTGTCAAAGAGCTAAGGAAGATGAGGAGACAGGGCAAGCTCAGCACCGAGGTTAACATAGCCCATATTAAAACAGAGTATCTCGACGAAGTCTATGTGAACACAGACCCGGGCAGGATTAGGAGGCCCCTGCTGGTTGTTGAGAAGGGAGAGGTTAAACTCACACGCACCCACCTGGAGAAGCTTAGAAAGGGTGAGATAAGCTTCGAAGACCTTGTGAACAAGGGGATTATAGAGTACCTGGATCCTGACGAGGAGGAGAACGCTTACATCGCTCTCTCAATCGACAATATCACGCCGGAGCACACGCATGTCGAGATCTGGATACCGGCTATACTCGGCATAACAGCATCGATAATCCCCTATCCCGAGCACAACCAGAGCCCGAGAAACATGTACCAGGCTGCGATGGCTAAGCAGAGCCTGGGACTCTACTCCGCGAACTTCCAGAAGAGAATGGATACAAGGGGACACTTCCTCCACTACCCGCAGAAACCGCTTGTGCAGACTCGCTCGATGGAGGTTATAGGGTATAATGAGCGCCCCGCAGGGCAGAACATGGTAGTAGCAGTGTTAACGTTCACAGGGTACAATATTGAGGACGCGCTCATCATGAACAAGAGCAGTGCTGACAGGGGGCTTGCGAGAAGCACGTTCTTCAGGCTCTACTCAACGGTTGAATACAAGTACATGGGTGGTCAGCAGGACGAGATAGTTATACCTCCAACCAACATTAGAGGATACAGAGGGCTAAGGGCATATGAGAAGCTGGAGGAGGATGGTATCGTAGCCCCTGAGACCCAGGTCGCAGGCGGCGATGTCCTCGTAGGGAAGATAAGTCCTCCAAGATTCCTTGGAGCCCAGGAGTACATGCTTGGAGCCGGGCTGACGAAGCAGGATACCAGCGTGGTCATGAGGCATGAGGAGAAAGGCGTTGTCGACACCGTCCTCATAACAACCGATAGTGAGGGAAACAAGCTTGTCAAAGTACGCGTGAGAGATCTAAGGATTCCCGAGCTTGGGGACAAGTTTGCTTCGAGACATGGTCAGAAAGGAGTGCTGGGACTACTGGTTCCACAGTACGACATGCCTTTCACAGAGGAAGGAGTTGTCCCAGACCTCGTCATAAACCCGCACGCCTTCCCAAGCCGTATGACAGTTGGCCAGTTGATTGAAAGCATAGCCGGGAAAGTCGCTGCCCTGGAGGGGAGGGTTGTAGACGCTACACCATTCCATAAAACCCCTGTTAAAGAGCTTGAAATAGTGTTGAAGAGGCACCGCTACCTACCCACGGGAGAGGAGGTAATGTATGATGGTAGGACTGGCGAGATGATTGAATCCCCGGTGTTCATCGGCATAGTCTACTATCAGAAGCTTCACCACATGGTCAGCGACAAAGTCCATGCCAGGGCAAGAGGCCCTGTTCAAATACTAACCAGGCAACCAACCGAGGGCCGCTCAAGAGCCGGCGGGCTGAGATGGGGTGAGATGGAGGTTGACTGCCTAGTAGGACACGGTACCTCCCTGCTTCTAAGAGAAACTATCCTCGACAGGAGCGACATAACCAGGGTCTACGTCTGCGAGATCTGTGGGCATATTGGATGGTATGATAGGAACAAG
This region of Thermosphaera aggregans genomic DNA includes:
- a CDS encoding phosphoenolpyruvate carboxykinase (GTP); this translates as MGAQGSCTETLNALKPYMSSRELEKLARVRDCGLIEWIRQVAEHLKPSSIFINTGSEEDLSYIRRRAVENREEYVSSYNPLHTVHFDGVKDLARDRGNTKIMTEKGVEIPLVNSGWREELRREVWEIYRDIMKGKEMFIGFYCFGPRGSPFTLYGVQVTDSAYVAHSENILYRVCYDEFTRSDRIEYMRFLHSSGERDENGWSKNISKRRIYIDPEEMITYSVNTQYAGNTVGLKKLSLRLCVYKGFKEGWLCEHMFIIGMKGSGDRVAYFTGAFPAGCGKTSTALIADLVVGDDLAIIRNVEGVAKAINPEVGMFGIIDGVNPVDDAEIYKILTSGDSEVIFANVLFTEDGDIWWNGKEGDPKPGLNYAGKWWPGKKDENGNLIPPSHPNARFTTSIFYLSRVDPRINDPMGVPVSGMIFGGRDSDTWVPVEEALDWFHGIVTKGASLESERTTAVLGQAGVREFNPFAILDFLSISPGAFVDLHFRFAEELSSTPRVYGVNYFLRGEDGRFLTEKVDKRVWLRWMEKRVHGEVEAVETPTGYIPIYSDLVVLFNEELGKEFPESLYEKLFTIRVKQLLDKIERIWMIYAEIPDTPPLFFSILREEKQRLTSARDRFGELISPFRLDRA
- a CDS encoding DUF99 family protein, which translates into the protein MRVEGFDDGFFPLDFKGRRGTTVIAGVELDNGVLTRMGYGVVVVDARDSERVITAMSKLMTGELVFLDGVTYSGFDVVDPDAVHAETGKPVIVVQHHPLNLEKIREALSKHFPDWAERFRVISRVASSMTFVETPWKPVQIYPAGISFDEAVDLYKRNCIYSPVPEALRIADMAASSISRLRLLQNL
- a CDS encoding Cdc6/Cdc18 family protein, whose translation is MSEIIDDLIKRTGAASKIFMDREVLQPDYVPDTLPHRENEIKRLAEHLIVVARGVRPSNVLIYGLTGTGKTAVARYVVRKIVEKSASLGTKLKDAYVNTRKVDTTYRVIAEIARQLGLMVPYTGLAVSEVYRRYVNALENWGGLHVVILDEIDYYVRREGDDLLYKLVRINEELSNSKVVLIGITNDINFVENLDPRVRSSLGEVEMVFPPYNAEQLYTILKQRAEKAFVPGAISDGVISFCAAIAAREHGDARRALDLLRVAGEIAEREGAAEVTVEHVRKASVEIEEGRVYQTVSFLPLHQKLVLKEILEIVKKKGSATTGEVYLAYVNRVRDLGYEPLTQRRVSEIISQLDMMGLVLAEVVNRGRHGVTKVIKVKPDIIKNIEEALKDLG
- a CDS encoding DUF432 domain-containing protein translates to MYGLVVKDSLEIGEASIKIERFENHLKYWRSMKGDVKEVLLDRNAVVETRPIYSLFHPSYVTGYILFSFSKPVVLSPKSTLRIQLQLPVDLAIYAYSGDFYQLIDLIPLHPSYKYALYGPVVSSVEATGYIARLVKGEPVADNTAEPLEKHCLTRVLIVNKTQDFASVTKILLDAKPLKIFYVPGTWKCYTQDIKMIINSDEHASILYEEKPCKECVELEEPEEFKGLLRALSTEMLWGY
- a CDS encoding mechanosensitive ion channel family protein; amino-acid sequence: MSTVDSILSILSNPQLLNITVALIILGIGYFTALLIRRTVFKVGARLYARNIASLVSKIIYYVILLIALSTALGYLGVELTGLIIAGGFAGIIVGVALQPLMASFFAGLYVMAERVIQQGEVVSIGNTMGEVVEVSLMFTKIRTFDGVLVTMPNSQLLSSVIQNYSKAVARRLEFTVSIAYSEDAEKAYRVIKETVDSHPYVLAEPAPDIFVSKLGDSGVVITVRVWVPRTLVYPVTKDLLWKIKKSLDNAGVSIPFPQLDVWIKTPVTLKREGSG
- a CDS encoding DNA-directed RNA polymerase subunit H, yielding MKKRINILEHELVPKHEVLDPKEAAEVLKRLGLHPWQLPWISIDDPVVKAIGAKPGDIIRIYRKSPTAGTSIAYRYVVVDVTKKTEA
- a CDS encoding DNA-directed RNA polymerase subunit B; protein product: MAAQLTVEDLWLVMKKYFEEKGLVRQHLDSYDRFIRELLPEMLKEFKEIPITEDVKITIVDYRIEEPKWITLEGIPEEKTPMECRLRNLTYAAPVMVRIKYVDETGRSKEQELKLMDLPVMLKSSIDPLSKMTPEELTSIGEDPKDPGGYFIINGSEKVLVAQEDLASNNIITDVAPEGSSYTHLAKIISVSKGKRSQLVIERRKDGTFYANFQGHKIPVIVLMKALGLVGEDEILYAVSLNSDIQLHLFPSIQEVSKIFPREPIPEGLSPEEEERVLREIKEKEIEEALDYIGSRIAIGRPREERIRRAQRALDENLLPHIGTDPSPETRIKKAVFIGQMISRIIELHLGFREPDDKDHYRNKRLKLAGDLLSVLLRTALLAFTRDLKESAEKYLAKNRRLDLKMVIKPSVITDRILHAMATGNWPGGKTGVSQLLDRTNMLSTLSHLRRVVSPLSRGQPHFEARELHGTQWGRMCPFETPEGANIGLVKNLALMVNVSVGIPESEVEPILYKHQVKPLITITDKATGKTVKGILDEVKEAVRKYGELPSEYGGWSKVYLNGRLIGYHPNGEELVKELRKMRRQGKLSTEVNIAHIKTEYLDEVYVNTDPGRIRRPLLVVEKGEVKLTRTHLEKLRKGEISFEDLVNKGIIEYLDPDEEENAYIALSIDNITPEHTHVEIWIPAILGITASIIPYPEHNQSPRNMYQAAMAKQSLGLYSANFQKRMDTRGHFLHYPQKPLVQTRSMEVIGYNERPAGQNMVVAVLTFTGYNIEDALIMNKSSADRGLARSTFFRLYSTVEYKYMGGQQDEIVIPPTNIRGYRGLRAYEKLEEDGIVAPETQVAGGDVLVGKISPPRFLGAQEYMLGAGLTKQDTSVVMRHEEKGVVDTVLITTDSEGNKLVKVRVRDLRIPELGDKFASRHGQKGVLGLLVPQYDMPFTEEGVVPDLVINPHAFPSRMTVGQLIESIAGKVAALEGRVVDATPFHKTPVKELEIVLKRHRYLPTGEEVMYDGRTGEMIESPVFIGIVYYQKLHHMVSDKVHARARGPVQILTRQPTEGRSRAGGLRWGEMEVDCLVGHGTSLLLRETILDRSDITRVYVCEICGHIGWYDRNKGKYLCPIHKEKGSLKPVEISYAFKLLLQELMSFGVKPRLVVKDVRKEV